The Carassius carassius chromosome 28, fCarCar2.1, whole genome shotgun sequence region ATGATACCGATAATGATACCGATAACTACACAGATAATGATACAGATACCAATGGTGATACTGATAACGATAACTACACCGATAACGATACAGAGGAGCATTTGTGCTGGACGTTGTGTGTTCTTgttcagctgatgaatgataaaaacatttacagccaatcagaatccactgaCTTTAAAGAGTTTAAGATTTTAAAGAGACGGTACGCACTTAGAATAAAAGGAACATTAACGTGCGTTATTGTTATGActgttgttatatttaacaatagtCATGGTTACAGTCATCACTTTActtaatatttattgttatgGTCAACGTTTGGTCAATAATTATTGTAACGGTCAACATTACAGTCAGCGTTATAGTCATCGGTATAATTATCAATATAGTCAATGCTATACTCACTGTTACAGTCAGCGTTATATTGTTACAATCACTGATATAGTCAACATTGCAATCATTGTTACAGTCATCGCTACATTGTTTTAGTCAATTTTATAGTcaacattattaattttttaaagatttaacgCCATATCAGCAGGAATGGCTATATCCATGGCAAAATCAACggttttataataatgacaatatcaTTTCAATTCCTCGTTTGCAATAATGTAACAATTTTATCTTAAAAACCTCCAACgtacaaaaaaatacatacatatatacttaaTTTAACAATTATGGCAACAGTAACAATAAACTAGAATTTTTCAATGTAATGTACGATAAAATTTAGAAAATTATTCCaagagaaacttaaaaaaaaatgtccattaatAAACTGTTTGAGTAAAATTTTGCCTAATAGCATATAAAAATGGACATTCAACAGTCAATGCTATATCGTTATAGTCAACATTATAGTTAGGGTTATATTGTTAAAATCAACATTAGAGACAACGTTAAAGTCTACGTTAGTCAACTTTATAGTTAACATTATATTGTTATACTCAACTTTAAAGTCTACGATAATCATCGTTAAAGTGATCGTTATAGTTATCGTTTTTGTGGTGAACAGGTCGTAACTCCCAAATGCTACACTAAAATAAGAAAGTCTTGCTGATTCGGTGTTACTCCTTAAATTACTCCGTGACGAACTGCCAACATCGAGAAGACGAGCTAACAGCATTTAAACCTCAAAACGAGGAGCGTCAGAAAGGCACTCACGTCTTCATATCAGGCGTCGTGGCACTTCCGGTCGAGTGCTGTCCAACGAtcaatcacgattaatcgcatccaaaataaaagtttttgtttacataatatagctatgtgtgtgttctgtgtatatttattacgtcaacataaatacacacaaacacagaacacattttgaaaatatttacatgtatatacatttatattcttatattttatatataaatatataaacaacttatttatcttaaatatatacacatgcatgtgttttttatatatacataataaacatgcatagcacacacacatacagtcaaaccaaaacatctattttctgaataatttttggattgactgtatattatgcaaacaaaaactagtACTCtgcatgtgattaatcgtgattaatcgtctGACACACTCATCCGGTCTGGTCCGGGGTCACTCCCACCAGGTGTCCAGTCTGCGGATGCGCACGCGCTGCTTGTAGTGGTACTCCTTCAGGTGCTCCTTCAGAGCGCTGGGCAGCGGCAGAGCGCTGATGCCATCGTACGAGGTTCTGCTGCTGATGACGGCGCGGCAGATGCGCTGCAGGCTGAAGGGCTGCGAGCGGTGGATGGGGTTCGACAGCAGCGGCTCGAAGAACATGCAGGAGTTGGGGTCTTTATAGTGCTCCAGCAGGCCGGTGACGGTGGGAGCGTGGAACACACTGGGGTCATGCACGTCGAAGCTGAAGTTATGGTTCCACTGCTCGATCCGTGCATGCAGCGAGCGTCCATACCTCCGGAAGCTGACCGAGAACAGGTAGTCTTCCTGAGCAGAGTCACGCAGGAGGAACGTTCCTTCGGGTTTACCTTCCAGCAGTGTTTCGGCTTGGTATCGGTCCATGACGCCCCAGTAGCACGGCAGGTTAGTGATCCGAAGCAGATCGGGGACTAAACAGTGGATGTAGTCGATCTGTGTGTGGATGCGATGGAATCCGTCGAGTGATTTGGGACTGTCCGGCTGAACTAGAGGCGGAGATGCGGCGCACAGATCAAAATCTGATGACGACGATGCAACGACTTCATCGAGCGTGTCCAAACATCTCTGCAGGAGCAGTGTAGCGCGCTCGTCTCCGGCTAACTCATTCATCCCTGGAGCTAGTTTGGGTCCGAGCTTGTACAGCGGGTTGATTTGTGCTGTCACTTCGAAGGTGTGTATCTGAGCGTTGGGTGGAGGTTCGACTCCCTGCTCGATGCTAATCCGGCGTCTCTCTCGTAAGCGGTCGTCCTCGTCCTCCACAGCGGCGCAGACAAGCGTGGGTCCGGAGTCTAGGACCGGAGCTTGAGAGATGGGAGCTGTGTGCTGTTTGATGAGGTACCACTTCTGCGCCAGGTCCGAGCCGGCGGGGAACGGACAGCTGTCCAGCATGAGCTCGCTGAGGTGGATCTTACGCCTCGAGGACGGCGAGGGGGACAGGACTTGGCTCTGGGTTTTAATGGGGAAACACTGGCCTACTGCATCCTGGATCTTCTGCCGGAGCGTCCTGCTGCTTCCGGACGCCTTGCTCTCCGTGTCCTCAGCAGAAACCCGTTCGGAGAGCAGGGATTCGCTGGAATCGTTCAGAAGGTCCCCGTACTCGAAGCCATCGCTCAAGGGCCGCTCCGAGGTCAGGTCATGTGACAGGTGGCTCTTCTTCTTCCCTCTCCCCCCCTTCTGCCTTCCTCCGTCTCGTCTCTCCTCGGAGCGGCTCTGACGCACTTTAGGCCGTGCGCCGCGCTCCCGCTCCTTCCCACGATCCCCTGCTTCCTCTGGAAGAGACATGACTGCTGCGGACCGGATTGTGTTCGTTTAAGACCAACGCTGTCAGACCAGAGTCACTGCACATTCACTGAACATGATAAATCAGCATTCGAGTCTATCCAGATCACGCTTCTGATCTGCGTAGACAACAGAAAAACCAGAGCAACATCAATCATGAGACATAACGAGCAAACAGCATTCATTAATCAGACACATATTCAACACATTAAAACTGCTGACAATCTTTCATCTGCAATTCTtagtgtacactgtaaaaatgactgtggttttaacagtaaaagactgtaaaagttctacaataaaaaaactgttaaaaggTTAACGTAAGTGGCCCAACTAtacacagtaaaatactgtaatggacatcacatgtaatttAACGGTAGCATACCGTTTTTGGACGTTGGAAAAGAACGTTTAATTTAAAGTTCTCTACGTTACATTTCACATGTTTTTCATTgaaacaactttattttttcttagtTTCTTCTCATTAGTTTTGTACATAAAGTTTCATTTTGTGGACCACatacatttgtattaattaattgcATAAAATTGTCAACAGCTGAAGTGATTACCTTTGTATATctcaatattttaactaattgcaaaagctgaataatcaatcAAAGCCTACCGATTAATTAGTGAAATAATCCACGATTAGTCGATTAATCGTTCTTATAATCCTTAGATTAatttattatcaaaataattgtttgtttaaGAACTAGTTAATCTTAACTAAAGCTATTAAAAGTACTTTatggtttaattaaaataaacacacacaaaatacaaaaacttgAAATACGAAttccaaaatattatttaatactataatagtatagaaataatactaaaatactatTATATGATCATAATACTTTTACAATATTATGAGCATTATAAATAGCTTTGATCCTATTCttatgtaagtcactttgaataaaattgTCTGGAAAAAGAATGTCATTTACATATCAATAAATATCAGACAATTCGTTAATAACCGTTTTAAACAAAGCGCGCGAATATCAGCGTGAGTCCGTTATAAACGAGCGTCACTGTACAGATGTTAATAACGGACTTAGTAACTCTGTGTTACAGTGTTTAGTGTTGCTGTAGTACTACTGTAGTATCGTTAGGGTTAAAACAATCCGTGCGAGAATCAGTCAGAAACACGAACCTGTATCGTCTGATTACTCCGCGTCTCTCCTGAGTTGATTAATAACCTGCGATGGATTAAATCACTTTAATAAGtcaactttaatcaaataaaatcgcTTTAACTCGCGCTAACTCGCGCAGCCCTGCCGCTACCGTAGCGgtgacttcacttcctgtcagcagacagacagacttcCGCCATCAGACACAAACTTCCGGATTATATTTAGAATAGTTCTGTCAAAGGATGTGGTTTTATTGTTGATGTTGAACTGGTATTAAGTAGACACTATCTCAGTTATCACGTTGAGCTCTtactaaaaataatgtttaatatttcatACAAGCTGAAGAACCTTCACAGATCAATCAAaccattttattttcacattaatttagtgctgtcaaacgattaatcacatccagaaaacaagtgtgtgt contains the following coding sequences:
- the socs9 gene encoding suppressor of cytokine signaling 9: MSLPEEAGDRGKERERGARPKVRQSRSEERRDGGRQKGGRGKKKSHLSHDLTSERPLSDGFEYGDLLNDSSESLLSERVSAEDTESKASGSSRTLRQKIQDAVGQCFPIKTQSQVLSPSPSSRRKIHLSELMLDSCPFPAGSDLAQKWYLIKQHTAPISQAPVLDSGPTLVCAAVEDEDDRLRERRRISIEQGVEPPPNAQIHTFEVTAQINPLYKLGPKLAPGMNELAGDERATLLLQRCLDTLDEVVASSSSDFDLCAASPPLVQPDSPKSLDGFHRIHTQIDYIHCLVPDLLRITNLPCYWGVMDRYQAETLLEGKPEGTFLLRDSAQEDYLFSVSFRRYGRSLHARIEQWNHNFSFDVHDPSVFHAPTVTGLLEHYKDPNSCMFFEPLLSNPIHRSQPFSLQRICRAVISSRTSYDGISALPLPSALKEHLKEYHYKQRVRIRRLDTWWE